Proteins encoded together in one Vigna radiata var. radiata cultivar VC1973A unplaced genomic scaffold, Vradiata_ver6 scaffold_454, whole genome shotgun sequence window:
- the LOC111241124 gene encoding probable leucine-rich repeat receptor-like protein kinase At5g63930, translated as MGNCQLKDMSLSLQYANFTALQVLNLSDNEFKSELPKWLFNLSSTIHSLYLSSCSLIGHLPKDLLNLRELEDLIIRNNNFDGPIPDWLSEFEHLKTLVLEANTFSGSIPTNLGNLSTLIELDIASNPLTGVVSERNFAKLSKLKELYIYSYSTLIFDFDSDWIPPFQLEELALKFSNPGLPAWLYTQRSIEFLVIFESSFEAPHKFWNLVSSVNELVLQDNSIVTNMSNVLLNSTYIDLSSNGLKGCLPQLSTKVVFVSLSNNLLSGELSPLLCGHNVLNGKNNLLYLDISLNNLSGGLTNCWKNWKSLVAIHLGGNSLSGKVPPSLGLLFNLTSLHLHENKLHGEIPLSLQNCRSLLVFNVRNNQLSGNIPLWISHGVMALQLRSNDFSGKISPQICEMSSLIVLDVAQNTISGHIPTCLGNIKTLLFNNVSRNKLSFEFPSSSPGRYLINDDSLELVTKGQVLKYDSNLHFMTLIDMSSNNLSGTIPPEMFSLIGLFSLNLSNNKLSGEIPKEIGNMKNLESLDFSINQLGGEIPESLSRLSFLGYLNLSFNNLTGKIPSGTQLQGFTALSYMGNHDLCGPPLAKICFQSDKHKDTQFVDDDGNQSEFLPWFYIGMESGFVTSFLGVCCAIFLNKKFRHAFFKFLYDLKDQLHIMVVTNISSFS; from the coding sequence ATGGGTAATTGTCAGCTTAAAGACATGAGTTTGTCTCTCCAGTATGCCAACTTTACTGCCCTCCAGGTTCTTAACCTTTCTGACAATGAATTCAAGTCAGAGTTACCTAAGTGGCTATTCAATCTTAGTTCCACTATCCATAGTTTATACCTTAGCTCATGTTCTTTAATAGGACATTTACCTAAGGATTTGTTAAATCTTCGAGAACTGGAAGACCTGATTATAAGAAACAATAATTTTGATGGACCCATTCCAGATTGGTTAAGTGAATTCGAACATTTAAAAACTCTTGTTCTTGAAGCAAACACGTTTTCTGGATCTATTCCTACAAATTTGGGAAATCTATCAACCTTGATTGAGTTAGATATTGCCTCAAATCCATTGACAGGAGTTGTGTCTGAGAGAAATTTTGCCAAATTGTCAAAACTAAAGGAACTGTATATATACTCATATTCCACGTTAATCTTTGATTTTGACTCGGATTGGATTCCACCTTTTCAACTTGAGGAATTAGCACTTAAGTTTTCAAATCCCGGCCTTCCTGCGTGGTTGTATACACAACGATCTATTgaatttttagttatatttgaGTCATCATTTGAGGCTCCACAcaaattttggaatttggtATCATCAGTGAATGAACTCGTATTACAAGACAACTCGATAGTTACGAACATGTCAAATGTGTTGTTGAACTCTACATACATTGATCTATCATCGAATGGTTTGAAAGGTTGCTTACCTCAATTATCAACAAAAGTGGTTTTTGTCTCGTTATCAAATAATTTGTTATCAGGAGAATTGTCTCCCCTCTTATGTGGTCATAATGTGTTGAATGGGAAAAACAATTTGTTGTATTTGGACATATCATTGAATAATCTATCTGGAGGACTTACGAATTGTTGGAAGAATTGGAAATCTTTGGTTGCTATTCACTTGGGAGGCAATAGTCTATCAGGAAAGGTACCTCCATCACTAGGCTTGTTATTTAATCTCACCTCACTCCATTTGCATGAAAATAAACTACATGGTGAGATTCCTCTTTCATTGCAAAATTGTCGCTCTCTGTTGGTCTTTAACGTTCGCAATAACCAATTATCAGGAAACATACCACTTTGGATATCTCATGGTGTAATGGCTCTTCAATTAAGGTCCAATGATTTTAGTGGTAAAATCTCACCACAAATATGTGAAATGTCTTCCCTCATTGTGTTGGATGTTGCACAAAACACTATCTCCGGCCATATACCTACTTGTCTTGGTAATATCAAAACCCTACTTTTCAACAATGTTTCACGTAACAAGCTTTCTTTTGAATTTCCTTCATCATCTCCTGGTCGTTACTTAATCAATGACGACAGTCTTGAATTGGTTACTAAAGGTcaagtattaaaatatgataGCAACCTGCACTTTATGACCTTAATTGATATGTCAAGTAACAATTTGTCCGGAACAATACCGCCAGAAATGTTTAGTCTCATTGGATTGTTTTCCTTGAATTTATCCAACAACAAATTATCAGGAGAAATACCAAAGGAGATAGGAAACATGAAAAACTTGGAGTCCCTTGATTTTTCAATAAACCAACTTGGGGGAGAAATTCCTGAGAGCTTATCCAGATTGTCCTTTTTGGGTTACTTGAACTTGTCATTCAACAATTTGACAGGCAAAATACCATCAGGCACACAACTTCAGGGATTCACTGCACTTAGTTACATGGGCAATCATGATCTTTGTGGGCCCCCACTTGCAAAAATTTGCTTTCAGAGTGATAAACATAAAGACACACAGTTTGTAGACGACGACGGAAATCAATCTGAATTTTTGCCATGGTTTTATATAGGAATGGAATCCGGATTTGTCACTAGCTTTTTGGGAGTTTGTTGTgctattttcttaaacaaaaagtTCAGGCATgctttcttcaagtttctttatGACTTGAAAGATCAACTTCATATCATGGTGGTGACAAACATTAGTAGCTTCAGTTAA